One genomic segment of Theobroma cacao cultivar B97-61/B2 chromosome 6, Criollo_cocoa_genome_V2, whole genome shotgun sequence includes these proteins:
- the LOC18596968 gene encoding sugar carrier protein C yields the protein MPAVGGIGPGTGKEYPGNLTLFVTVTCIVAATGGLIFGYDIGISGGVTTMTPFLQKFFRKVWEKKEADKSTNQYCQYDSPTLTMFTSSLYLAALLASLVASTVTRKLGRKLSMLLGGLLFFAGALINGFAKAVWMLIVGRMLLGFGVGFANQSVPLYLSEMAPYRYRGALNIGFQLSITVGILIANVLNYFFAKIKGGWGWRLSLGGAMVPALIITVGSLFLPDTPNSMIERGQTEEAREKLRRIRGIDDVDEEFRDLVAASDASKLVEHPWRNLLQRKYRPHLTMAILIPFFQQLTGINVIMFYAPVLFNTIGFGDDASLMSAVITGVVNVAATLVSIYGVDKWGRRFLFLEGGTQMLICQAVVAACIGAKFGVNGNPGDLPKWYAIVVVLFICIYVSGFAWSWGPLGWLVPSEIFPLEIRSAAQSINVSVNMLFTFAVAQVFLTMLCHLKFGLFLFFAFFVVLMSIFIYFFLPETKGIPIEEMNQVWKSHWYWSRFVEGLDYPNGGVEMGKGGQGSKNV from the exons ATGCCTGCAGTCGGAGGAATTGGTCCGGGTACCGGCAAGGAGTACCCGGGGAACCTTACCCTATTCGTCACTGTAACATGTATTGTTGCAGCCACGGGGGGTTTGATATTTGGTTATGATATTGGGATTTCTG GTGGAGTGACGACTATGACTCCATTTCTCCAAAAGTTCTTCCGAAAAGTGTGGGAGAAGAAGGAAGCCGACAAGTCGACGAACCAGTATTGCCAATATGACAGCCCAACCCTGACGATGTTCACATCTTCACTGTATTTGGCTGCTCTTTTGGCTTCCCTGGTAGCCTCCACCGTCACCCGTAAGCTTGGAAGGAAATTGTCCATGCTTTTGGGTGGTTTACTTTTCTTCGCCGGAGCTCTCATCAATGGCTTTGCCAAAGCCGTTTGGATGTTGATTGTTGGCAGAATGTTACTTGGTTTCGGAGTCGGATTTGCCAATCAG TCTGTGCCACTCTACCTATCGGAGATGGCCCCCTACAGATACAGGGGAGCATTGAACATCGGCTTCCAATTGTCAATTACGGTTGGTATCCTGATTGCCAACGTGCTGAATTATTTCTTTGCTAAGATCAAAGGTGGATGGGGCTGGCGTCTGAGCTTGGGAGGTGCGATGGTCCCTGCCCTTATCATCACAGTTGGATCCCTATTTCTCCCAGACACGCCAAACTCCATGATTGAACGTGGCCAAACCGAGGAAGCCAGAGAGAAACTCAGGAGGATTCGTGGGATTGACGATGTGGATGAGGAATTTAGGGACCTTGTTGCTGCCAGTGATGCATCAAAGCTAGTTGAGCACCCATGGAGGAACTTGCTGCAGAGGAAGTACAGGCCCCATCTAACCATGGCCATCCTAATTCCCTTCTTTCAACAACTAACCGGCATTAATGTGATTATGTTTTATGCTCCTGTATTGTTCAACACAATTGGATTCGGAGACGATGCTTCCCTCATGTCTGCTGTGATCACTGGTGTTGTTAACGTTGCTGCAACGTTGGTTTCTATCTATGGTGTTGATAAGTGGGGGAGGAGATTCCTTTTCTTAGAGGGTGGAACTCAAATGTTGATCTGCCAG GCTGTTGTGGCAGCTTGCATTGGTGCTAAGTTCGGGGTCAATGGGAACCCTGGTGACTTGCCTAAATGGTACGCCATTGTTGTGGTGCTATTCATCTGCATTTACGTTTCCGGATTCGCCTGGTCTTGGGGACCCCTTGGATGGCTGGTGCCCAGTGAAATTTTCCCATTGGAAATCCGATCAGCTGCTCAAAGTATCAACGTGTCTGTCAACATGCTTTTCACATTCGCCGTGGCTCAAGTGTTCTTAACCATGCTCTGCCACTTGAAATTTGgcctcttccttttcttcgCCTTCTTCGTGGTGCTCATGTCCATCTTTATTTACTTCTTCTTGCCTGAGACAAAGGGTATCCCAATCGAAGAGATGAACCAAGTATGGAAGTCGCACTGGTACTGGTCCCGATTCGTTGAAGGCCTCGATTACCCTAATGGAGGTGTGGAGATGGGCAAGGGCGGCCAGGGTTCTAAGAATGTGTAA